AAATGCAGCAGTCGTAAAAGTGGTGTTGGACAATGGGGAAGAAGTTGTTTGCACGCCGGACCATAAGTTTATGCTCGCTGACGGCGTATATAAAGAAGCAAGAAATCTTACATCGACCGATTCGCTGATGCCGTTGTATCGCCAACACTCGCGGATAGGAAAACGGATTACTATTGAGGGATACGAAATGGTGTTTGACCCCGCGGCACGCCGGTGGCTTTTTACGCACGTGCTTGCCGACCAATATAACCTTGCGCGCGGCGCATACATTGAAACGGCGGGGTCACACCGTCACCACAAGGATTTCAATAAATGCAATAACAACCCCGACAATCTTTGGCGGCTCACGCGCGAAGGACATCTCGCGACGCATCGTAAACATGCCGCGGTGACATTGCAACGGCCGGATACACTCGCGAAACTGCGCGCGCTTCGGGCGACTCCGGAGTTCAAGCAAAAGATGAGCGTAAAGATGTCCACCATGCGGGATATGTTGAGCGCGCGGGCAAAAAGGCAGTGGGAGAGCGTGGAGTATAAAGCATTTATGACGGAAAAGTTTTTAGCGTTTTATCACGGCAATGCCGCCTATCGTGCGCAGAGTAACGTACGGCTTGCTGCGGCGCAGGAAAAGTATTGGAGCGAGGGGTCGCATCGGGAGGCGCAAGCCGAACGCACGCACGGCTATTTTGTAGCACATCCTGAGGAGCGTGCCGCCCGCGCCGTTGTCGCGGACGCGCAATGGCAGAATGGCGCATTGCGACGATGGCGTAGCGAAAAAACAAAAAATCAGTGGACGGTGGAATTTCGCGCGAAGCGCCGCGCAGCGTATAACGAAACGTATTATCACAAGGCATTGAGCGTGTTGCGGAATATTTTTGAGCGCGCGGGGACGGTTGATGGCGGCGCGTATGAGCTTGCGCGAAGAAAAACAAACGATAAATCGTTGTTGCGCTATGACACGATACTTGCGCGCTTCTTTAGTAACGACGCGGCGCGTCTTGGCGAAACGGTAGCGCGCTATAACCACAAAGTCAGTTCCGTTACGCTGCTTACGGAGACGATGGACGTATATGACATGGAAGTTCCCGGAACGCATAACTTCGCGCTTGCTTCGGGCGTGTTTGTGCATAATAGCGCCAAGCAAGGCCGTGACCGGAGATTTCAGGCAATTTTGCCGCTCAAAGGAAAAATTTTGAACGTGGAGAAATCCAACGTGGAAAGAATGCTTTCGTCCAAAGAGGTGAAGGCACTCGTTATCGCGCTCGGCACCGCGATTGCGGAGAGTTTTGATATTTCGCGGTTGCGTTACCACAAAATCATCATCATGACCGATGCCGACGTTGACGGCGCGCACATTAGGACGCTCCTCATGACCCTTTTCTATCGTTATTTCCGTCCCATTATTGAACAGGGATATCTCTACATTGCACAGCCGCCGCTCTATCGTATCCAAAAAAATAAAGAGGTGCTCTATGCGTATAGCGACAATGAAAAAGAGAAAGTGGTAAAACAGATGGGTGGCGACAAGGGCGAAAAAATAAACATCCAGCGTTATAAAGGTCTTGGTGAAATGAACCCGGACCAGCTGTGGGAAACAACTATTGACCCCGCGAACCGGATGCTCAAGGTTATTGAAATCGCGGATGCCGCCGCCGCGGACCAGATGTTTGATATTCTGATGGGTGAAGAAGTTGCCCAACGCAAAAACTTTATCCAAACGCATGCGCTGTCGGTGAAAAATCTTGACGTGTAATAAATCAGTTGACTTTCGCCACCCGTTGCCGTACAATAAACCAATTACCGTACTATGTTTGAAAAACTCAAGCTTTTCTTGCAGGAGTCGAGGACGGAGTTCCAGCGCGTAAACTGGCCGACGCGTCAGGAAACGACACGTTTAACGTTGGTTGTTATCGTCATGTCGCTTGGCGTCGCGGTCTTTTTGGGCGTTGTTGACTATGTGTTTTCAATCGGCCTCGCCCGCATCATCACCCCGTAAGAAGCCGCCCCATATTAAATACTAAATTCTAGATACTAAATACTTAGCCCCATGTCCCGCATTGAAGGCACAAAAGAACGCTCATGGTATGCCGTGCATACCTACTCGGGTTACGAAGATGCCGTCGCGCGTTATTTAAAACAGCGCGTTGATTCACTCGCGATGGGCGACAAGATTTTTAATGTTATCGTTCCGAAAGAAAAAAAGATTCGCGTAAAAAACGGCAAGCGTCGCGTGATTGAGGAAAAGATTTACCCGGGCTATGTGCTGGTGGAAATGATGCTTGGCGACGATTCGTGGTATGTGGTGCGGAACACTCCGCGCGTGACGGGCTTTGTGGGTTCGGACTCCACCACCCCCACACCGCTCTCCAAAGCGGAGGTGGACTTGTTGATGTCGCGGATGGGTGAAGGAACGGAAAAGAAGTTTTTGGTGGATTTGGTGGCAGGCGACATGGTGCGCGTTTCCGACGGTCCGTTTAAGGACTATGACGCGAAAGTGTCCGAAGTGGACTCCGAGCGCGGCAAGGTCAAGGTCTTGATTCCGATTTTCGGACGTGATACACTCGTTGAATTGGACGTGCTGCAAATACAAAAGTTGTAACAGCCCCATTCGCATTATTTGAATCAGATTTGCATTATTCGCGATTACTCCTATGGCCAAACCAATCAAAACAACTCTAAAACTCCAGATTGAAGCGGGCAAGGCAAACCCGGCGCCGCCGATCGGACCAGCATTAGGTCAGCATGGCGTGAACATTGCCGAGTTCTGCAAGCAGTTCAACGCCGCGACAAAAGACATGACGGGTGATGTTATCCCCGCCGAAATCACGATCTACGAAGACCGTAGTTTTACGTTTATTTTGAAAACCCCTCCGGCATCCGCGTTGCTCAAAAAAGCCGCGGGTATTGAAAAGGGTTCCGGAACGCCGAACAAAACAAAAGTGGGTAAGGTGACGAAAGCCGACCTCCGCGCCATCGCGGAAAAGAAAATGGTGGACCTGAACGCAAACGACATCGACGCCGCGATGAGAATTATCGCGGGAACGGCGAAGAATATGGGGATAGAGGTTGTTGACTAGGAATCAGGAAGCAGGAATAACGAATCAGGAAAAAACCCGGTCGCCTAAGGCGACCGGGTTTTGTGTTAAGATGAAACTACTATGGCCGCGGCTAAAGGCAAATTTATCGTCATTGAGGGCACTGACGGTTCCGGAAAGGGGACGCAGTTTCAAAAATTGGTTGAACGGCTGAATGTGGTGAATGTTCCGCTTGCCACGTTTGATTTCCCGCAATACGGGAAGCCGTCGGCGTATTTTGTTGAGCAGTATTTGAATGGACGCTACGGCGCCATGAACGAGAGTGTCAGCGGATTATTCGCGCTGGATCGCGTTGACGCGGTAAGTCCCGAGGCCGCCTCGCTTTTTTATGCGCTTGATCGTTTTGATATACGGAAAGATATAAACGACGCGCTCGCGGCGGGGAAACTTGTGCTTTCCAATCGCTACGTGACTTCCAATATGGGGCACCAGGGCGCGAAGATTGCGCGCAAAGTCGATCGCGCGCGTTACTTGAAGTGGCTGGATAACATCGAGTATGGAATTTTGGGCGCGGCTCGGCCAGACATGGTCATCTTGCTCCACGTGCCGGCGGCAATCGCCCAGCAGCTCATCGCGAAAAAAGCGGAGCGCAAATATCTTGAGGGCGTCAAAAAAGACATTCACGAAAAAAATCTTGAGTATTTGAAAAACGCGGAGGCGGTGTATCTGGAAGTCGCCGCGATGTATCCGGAAACATTCCGTGTCATTGAGTGTACCGAAGGCGGCAATCTAATGCCCATTGAGGCGATTCATGAGCGCGTATGGGCGGTAATTGAACCGTTGACGCGCCGTTGACATCACGTGCTCGCGGGCTATGCTTTGATAAGGACAACTCGTGATCGGAGGTGACTGATGCTGAACGAATTGACGCTGAGCGAGGCGTGGGAAAAGGAAGCAAATCGTTTGCGCTCCCTGCCCAACCCCGTGCGTGAAGCGTTCGCCAAGCATGCGAGAAATGAAGCGCTGCGGAGGTGGACGGGGACGCATAAGCGCAAGGCGGAGGATCTGCCGACGGCGGTTGCCGCCGGAACCACCGAACTCCGCGCGTTCTTCGCCGGTTTGGAGGGCGCGCGCATGGAG
This sequence is a window from bacterium. Protein-coding genes within it:
- the gyrB gene encoding DNA topoisomerase (ATP-hydrolyzing) subunit B, whose translation is MAEANKPTSYTAKDIYVLEGLEPVRKRPGMYIGSTGPDGLHHLIWEVVDNSIDEAMAGYAKTIRVEMLPDNKIAVSDDGRGIPVETHAQTKVSALETVMTKLHAGGKFGGESYKVSGGLHGVGVSVVNALSTHLEVEVSRDGNLYKQEYKCGAPQYKVKKVGKSPMPGTGTKVTFEADPTIFQKVEYDRKRVIEHLRQQAYLTKGVKVEIIDTREPGAPFYYGFYFDGGLLSFIKYLGRAEKPLQETPFYVDKNSENVEVEAAFVFNNEYEMQELSFANNIYTPDGGMHLTGFRSALTRTLNDYARSNEYIKAADENLTGDDVREGMIVVISVKLREPQFEGQTKARLGSPEARTATETVTGEALKEFLDRNSADGRRIIEKCLLAARARKAAKAAKETVLRKGVLEGLTLPGKLADCSSKNPAESELFIVEGDSAGGCFSGETKVALVDGRTASFEELVEEDKKGIKNYCYTIDANGSVAISEILHPRVTKKNAAVVKVVLDNGEEVVCTPDHKFMLADGVYKEARNLTSTDSLMPLYRQHSRIGKRITIEGYEMVFDPAARRWLFTHVLADQYNLARGAYIETAGSHRHHKDFNKCNNNPDNLWRLTREGHLATHRKHAAVTLQRPDTLAKLRALRATPEFKQKMSVKMSTMRDMLSARAKRQWESVEYKAFMTEKFLAFYHGNAAYRAQSNVRLAAAQEKYWSEGSHREAQAERTHGYFVAHPEERAARAVVADAQWQNGALRRWRSEKTKNQWTVEFRAKRRAAYNETYYHKALSVLRNIFERAGTVDGGAYELARRKTNDKSLLRYDTILARFFSNDAARLGETVARYNHKVSSVTLLTETMDVYDMEVPGTHNFALASGVFVHNSAKQGRDRRFQAILPLKGKILNVEKSNVERMLSSKEVKALVIALGTAIAESFDISRLRYHKIIIMTDADVDGAHIRTLLMTLFYRYFRPIIEQGYLYIAQPPLYRIQKNKEVLYAYSDNEKEKVVKQMGGDKGEKINIQRYKGLGEMNPDQLWETTIDPANRMLKVIEIADAAAADQMFDILMGEEVAQRKNFIQTHALSVKNLDV
- the nusG gene encoding transcription termination/antitermination protein NusG — protein: MSRIEGTKERSWYAVHTYSGYEDAVARYLKQRVDSLAMGDKIFNVIVPKEKKIRVKNGKRRVIEEKIYPGYVLVEMMLGDDSWYVVRNTPRVTGFVGSDSTTPTPLSKAEVDLLMSRMGEGTEKKFLVDLVAGDMVRVSDGPFKDYDAKVSEVDSERGKVKVLIPIFGRDTLVELDVLQIQKL
- a CDS encoding thymidylate kinase, with the protein product MAAAKGKFIVIEGTDGSGKGTQFQKLVERLNVVNVPLATFDFPQYGKPSAYFVEQYLNGRYGAMNESVSGLFALDRVDAVSPEAASLFYALDRFDIRKDINDALAAGKLVLSNRYVTSNMGHQGAKIARKVDRARYLKWLDNIEYGILGAARPDMVILLHVPAAIAQQLIAKKAERKYLEGVKKDIHEKNLEYLKNAEAVYLEVAAMYPETFRVIECTEGGNLMPIEAIHERVWAVIEPLTRR
- the secE gene encoding preprotein translocase subunit SecE, with the translated sequence MFEKLKLFLQESRTEFQRVNWPTRQETTRLTLVVIVMSLGVAVFLGVVDYVFSIGLARIITP
- the rplK gene encoding 50S ribosomal protein L11, whose translation is MAKPIKTTLKLQIEAGKANPAPPIGPALGQHGVNIAEFCKQFNAATKDMTGDVIPAEITIYEDRSFTFILKTPPASALLKKAAGIEKGSGTPNKTKVGKVTKADLRAIAEKKMVDLNANDIDAAMRIIAGTAKNMGIEVVD